In Portunus trituberculatus isolate SZX2019 chromosome 10, ASM1759143v1, whole genome shotgun sequence, one genomic interval encodes:
- the LOC123501977 gene encoding protein regulator of cytokinesis 1-like isoform X2 has product MADSGFPSPSSPSSPALPASPTRLHTSTQQQVQDTLTQLENLWDDLGLSEDQRRDRKRIFYGHISNLLEKIYMDERALKSRIVNQIEHNTIEIVKLCQELLIEPEDAVDGLTLLDLDAVMQERLEKLQQTKKERQETLRNLQEKDEGLCELLCEEPFYIPSDLTPSLEQLKAVEEHIRAMEELKDEREATYKKLKCGLLSFLEQLEQSPEDSFTREVVCSDDEDISLDQATIQRLRSVHSDLEFQVKENIAKSLDLRERITSLWALLEVSEVDRQAFLATAPGHTPSSLAKLDEELERVKVLRLHNLALFVEKMHKELTVWWDKCYVGQEEQDRIKAMTADDVGEDVLSLLEGEVERWKNYYNENEELLSTVNHFLSLFNHMLELRNRDKDPSRLFNTRGGALLQEEKAKKKVRNELPRVQKRLETLAVAWQKHNNTPFLVHGEELMTYLDHLWGTHEKQWEVEKAKRVHAKEGPGKPGRVVPQPKTPVASRKRGMDGEEPASSKRAKQLLPPPRNVSPTKRSPSKTPRGRPLAELNRAPPTYVPAMEDDASLQSITYDKFKDPLQSNEGLNSTTLDQVPKGIMKTYF; this is encoded by the exons ATGGCTGATAGTGG GTTTCCCTCCCCGTCATCACCCTCGTCCCCcgccctgcctgcctcccccACCAGGCTGCACACCAGCacacagcagcaggtgcaggacacactcacacagctgGAGAATCTGTGGGATGACCTGGGGCTCAGCGAGGAccagaggagagacagaaagcgCATCTTTTACGGTCATATCTCA AACCTGCTTGAGAAGATCTATATGGATGAGCGCGCCTTGAAGTCACGGATCGTCAACCAGATTGAACACAACACCATCGAGATTGTCAAGctgtgtcag GAGTTACTTATAGAGCCTGAGGATGCAGTGGACGGCCTCACACTGCTGGACCTGGATGCTGTGATGCAGGAGCGCCTAGAGAAACTACAGCAGACCAAGAAAGAGCGACAAGAGACACTCAGGAACCtgcaggagaaggatgag ggtCTGTGTGAGTTGTTGTGTGAGGAGCCCTTCTACATCCCCTCTGACTTGACACCTTCCCTGGAGCAGCTCAAGGCCGTGGAGGAACACATCAGGGCCATGGAGGAGCTCAAG GATGAGCGGGAGGCGACATACAAGAAACTGAAGTGTGGCTTGCTTAGCTTCCTGGAGCAGCTGGAGCAGTCCCCAGAGGATTCCTTCACTCGGGAGGTGGTCTGCTCCGATGACGAGGACATTTCCCTCGACCAGGCCACCATTCAGCGGCTCAGG TCGGTGCACTCTGATCTCGAGTTCCAAGTGAAGGAGAACATAGCCAAGTCGCTGGACCTGAGAGAGCGAATAACAAGCCTCTGGGCACTGCTGGAGGTGTCTGAGGTGGACCGGCAAGCCTTCCTGGCCACTGCCCCTGGACACACACCTTCCAGCCTGGCCAAG CTGGATGAGGAGCTGGAGCGTGTGAAGGTGCTGCGTCTCCACAATCTGGCACTGTTTGTGGAGAAGATGCACAAGGAGCTGACCGTGTGGTGGGACAAGTGTTATGTGGGCCAAGAGGAGCAGGACAGGATCAAAGCTATGACTGCGG ATGACGTGGGAGAAGATGTGCTGTCGCTgctggaaggggaggtggagcgCTGGAAAAACTACTACAATGAGAATGAAGAGTTGCTCTCCACTGTAaaccacttcctctccctcttcaaccACATGCTGGAGCTGAGGAACCGTGACAAGGACCCCTCGCGCCTCTTCAACACTCGTGGTGGTGCGTTGCTGCAAGAGGAGAAGGCCAAGAAGAAAGTCAGGAAT GAACTGCCTCGTGTGCAGAAGCGGCTGGAGACCCTGGCAGTGGCATGGCAGAAGCACAACAACACTCCTTTCCTGGTGCACGGGGAGGAACTGATGACTTACCTCGACCACCTGTGGGGCACACATGAGAAGCAATGGGAGGTGGAGAAGGCAAAGAGG GTACATGCCAAGGAGGGCCCAGGGAAGCCAGGCAGGGTGGTGCCTCAACCCAAGACACCAGTGGCCTCCAGGAAGAGAGGcatggatggggaggagccAGCCAGCAGCAAACGAGCTAAACAGTTGCTGCCACCACCTAGAAATGTGTCTCCCACCAAGCGCTCCCCTAGCAAG ACACCCCGAGGCAGACCACTGGCAGAGCTGAACCGTGCCCCTCCTACCTACGTCCCTGCCATGGAAGACGATGCCTCCTTGCAGTCCATCACCTATGATAAGTTCAAG GATCCCCTCCAAAGCAACGAAGGCCTGAACAGCACCACGCTAGACCAGGTCCCTAAAGGGATCATGAAAACCTATTTCTAG
- the LOC123501977 gene encoding protein regulator of cytokinesis 1-like isoform X1: MADSGFPSPSSPSSPALPASPTRLHTSTQQQVQDTLTQLENLWDDLGLSEDQRRDRKRIFYGHISNLLEKIYMDERALKSRIVNQIEHNTIEIVKLCQELLIEPEDAVDGLTLLDLDAVMQERLEKLQQTKKERQETLRNLQEKDEGLCELLCEEPFYIPSDLTPSLEQLKAVEEHIRAMEELKDEREATYKKLKCGLLSFLEQLEQSPEDSFTREVVCSDDEDISLDQATIQRLRSVHSDLEFQVKENIAKSLDLRERITSLWALLEVSEVDRQAFLATAPGHTPSSLAKLDEELERVKVLRLHNLALFVEKMHKELTVWWDKCYVGQEEQDRIKAMTADDVGEDVLSLLEGEVERWKNYYNENEELLSTVNHFLSLFNHMLELRNRDKDPSRLFNTRGGALLQEEKAKKKVRNELPRVQKRLETLAVAWQKHNNTPFLVHGEELMTYLDHLWGTHEKQWEVEKAKRVHAKEGPGKPGRVVPQPKTPVASRKRGMDGEEPASSKRAKQLLPPPRNVSPTKRSPSKTPRGRPLAELNRAPPTYVPAMEDDASLQSITYDKFKADITEARRGAVVHSSILEEAITKPQFSQHPQNQGRRFRDALHLASPTKGSKRRPFLHSLSPMKSPALRRTTSQPCLGPNSPRFYSNRDRPLRFLI, translated from the exons ATGGCTGATAGTGG GTTTCCCTCCCCGTCATCACCCTCGTCCCCcgccctgcctgcctcccccACCAGGCTGCACACCAGCacacagcagcaggtgcaggacacactcacacagctgGAGAATCTGTGGGATGACCTGGGGCTCAGCGAGGAccagaggagagacagaaagcgCATCTTTTACGGTCATATCTCA AACCTGCTTGAGAAGATCTATATGGATGAGCGCGCCTTGAAGTCACGGATCGTCAACCAGATTGAACACAACACCATCGAGATTGTCAAGctgtgtcag GAGTTACTTATAGAGCCTGAGGATGCAGTGGACGGCCTCACACTGCTGGACCTGGATGCTGTGATGCAGGAGCGCCTAGAGAAACTACAGCAGACCAAGAAAGAGCGACAAGAGACACTCAGGAACCtgcaggagaaggatgag ggtCTGTGTGAGTTGTTGTGTGAGGAGCCCTTCTACATCCCCTCTGACTTGACACCTTCCCTGGAGCAGCTCAAGGCCGTGGAGGAACACATCAGGGCCATGGAGGAGCTCAAG GATGAGCGGGAGGCGACATACAAGAAACTGAAGTGTGGCTTGCTTAGCTTCCTGGAGCAGCTGGAGCAGTCCCCAGAGGATTCCTTCACTCGGGAGGTGGTCTGCTCCGATGACGAGGACATTTCCCTCGACCAGGCCACCATTCAGCGGCTCAGG TCGGTGCACTCTGATCTCGAGTTCCAAGTGAAGGAGAACATAGCCAAGTCGCTGGACCTGAGAGAGCGAATAACAAGCCTCTGGGCACTGCTGGAGGTGTCTGAGGTGGACCGGCAAGCCTTCCTGGCCACTGCCCCTGGACACACACCTTCCAGCCTGGCCAAG CTGGATGAGGAGCTGGAGCGTGTGAAGGTGCTGCGTCTCCACAATCTGGCACTGTTTGTGGAGAAGATGCACAAGGAGCTGACCGTGTGGTGGGACAAGTGTTATGTGGGCCAAGAGGAGCAGGACAGGATCAAAGCTATGACTGCGG ATGACGTGGGAGAAGATGTGCTGTCGCTgctggaaggggaggtggagcgCTGGAAAAACTACTACAATGAGAATGAAGAGTTGCTCTCCACTGTAaaccacttcctctccctcttcaaccACATGCTGGAGCTGAGGAACCGTGACAAGGACCCCTCGCGCCTCTTCAACACTCGTGGTGGTGCGTTGCTGCAAGAGGAGAAGGCCAAGAAGAAAGTCAGGAAT GAACTGCCTCGTGTGCAGAAGCGGCTGGAGACCCTGGCAGTGGCATGGCAGAAGCACAACAACACTCCTTTCCTGGTGCACGGGGAGGAACTGATGACTTACCTCGACCACCTGTGGGGCACACATGAGAAGCAATGGGAGGTGGAGAAGGCAAAGAGG GTACATGCCAAGGAGGGCCCAGGGAAGCCAGGCAGGGTGGTGCCTCAACCCAAGACACCAGTGGCCTCCAGGAAGAGAGGcatggatggggaggagccAGCCAGCAGCAAACGAGCTAAACAGTTGCTGCCACCACCTAGAAATGTGTCTCCCACCAAGCGCTCCCCTAGCAAG ACACCCCGAGGCAGACCACTGGCAGAGCTGAACCGTGCCCCTCCTACCTACGTCCCTGCCATGGAAGACGATGCCTCCTTGCAGTCCATCACCTATGATAAGTTCAAG GCTGACATTACGGAGGCACGGCGAGGTGCTGTGGTCCACTCGTCCATCCTAGAAGAGGCCATAACAAAGCCACAGTTCTCCCAACACCCACAGAACCAGGGCAGGCGATTCAGGGACGCCCTCCACTTAGCCTCACCCACTAAGGGCAGCAAACGCCGGCCCTTCCTGCACTCTCTGTCCCCCATGAAGAGTCCCGCCCTGCGCCGCACCACCTCACAACCTTGCCTTGGTCCTAACAGTCCTCGCTTCTATTCCAACAGGGACCGGCCACTCAGGTTTCTCATTTAG
- the LOC123501977 gene encoding protein regulator of cytokinesis 1-like isoform X3, producing the protein MDERALKSRIVNQIEHNTIEIVKLCQELLIEPEDAVDGLTLLDLDAVMQERLEKLQQTKKERQETLRNLQEKDEGLCELLCEEPFYIPSDLTPSLEQLKAVEEHIRAMEELKDEREATYKKLKCGLLSFLEQLEQSPEDSFTREVVCSDDEDISLDQATIQRLRSVHSDLEFQVKENIAKSLDLRERITSLWALLEVSEVDRQAFLATAPGHTPSSLAKLDEELERVKVLRLHNLALFVEKMHKELTVWWDKCYVGQEEQDRIKAMTADDVGEDVLSLLEGEVERWKNYYNENEELLSTVNHFLSLFNHMLELRNRDKDPSRLFNTRGGALLQEEKAKKKVRNELPRVQKRLETLAVAWQKHNNTPFLVHGEELMTYLDHLWGTHEKQWEVEKAKRVHAKEGPGKPGRVVPQPKTPVASRKRGMDGEEPASSKRAKQLLPPPRNVSPTKRSPSKTPRGRPLAELNRAPPTYVPAMEDDASLQSITYDKFKADITEARRGAVVHSSILEEAITKPQFSQHPQNQGRRFRDALHLASPTKGSKRRPFLHSLSPMKSPALRRTTSQPCLGPNSPRFYSNRDRPLRFLI; encoded by the exons ATGGATGAGCGCGCCTTGAAGTCACGGATCGTCAACCAGATTGAACACAACACCATCGAGATTGTCAAGctgtgtcag GAGTTACTTATAGAGCCTGAGGATGCAGTGGACGGCCTCACACTGCTGGACCTGGATGCTGTGATGCAGGAGCGCCTAGAGAAACTACAGCAGACCAAGAAAGAGCGACAAGAGACACTCAGGAACCtgcaggagaaggatgag ggtCTGTGTGAGTTGTTGTGTGAGGAGCCCTTCTACATCCCCTCTGACTTGACACCTTCCCTGGAGCAGCTCAAGGCCGTGGAGGAACACATCAGGGCCATGGAGGAGCTCAAG GATGAGCGGGAGGCGACATACAAGAAACTGAAGTGTGGCTTGCTTAGCTTCCTGGAGCAGCTGGAGCAGTCCCCAGAGGATTCCTTCACTCGGGAGGTGGTCTGCTCCGATGACGAGGACATTTCCCTCGACCAGGCCACCATTCAGCGGCTCAGG TCGGTGCACTCTGATCTCGAGTTCCAAGTGAAGGAGAACATAGCCAAGTCGCTGGACCTGAGAGAGCGAATAACAAGCCTCTGGGCACTGCTGGAGGTGTCTGAGGTGGACCGGCAAGCCTTCCTGGCCACTGCCCCTGGACACACACCTTCCAGCCTGGCCAAG CTGGATGAGGAGCTGGAGCGTGTGAAGGTGCTGCGTCTCCACAATCTGGCACTGTTTGTGGAGAAGATGCACAAGGAGCTGACCGTGTGGTGGGACAAGTGTTATGTGGGCCAAGAGGAGCAGGACAGGATCAAAGCTATGACTGCGG ATGACGTGGGAGAAGATGTGCTGTCGCTgctggaaggggaggtggagcgCTGGAAAAACTACTACAATGAGAATGAAGAGTTGCTCTCCACTGTAaaccacttcctctccctcttcaaccACATGCTGGAGCTGAGGAACCGTGACAAGGACCCCTCGCGCCTCTTCAACACTCGTGGTGGTGCGTTGCTGCAAGAGGAGAAGGCCAAGAAGAAAGTCAGGAAT GAACTGCCTCGTGTGCAGAAGCGGCTGGAGACCCTGGCAGTGGCATGGCAGAAGCACAACAACACTCCTTTCCTGGTGCACGGGGAGGAACTGATGACTTACCTCGACCACCTGTGGGGCACACATGAGAAGCAATGGGAGGTGGAGAAGGCAAAGAGG GTACATGCCAAGGAGGGCCCAGGGAAGCCAGGCAGGGTGGTGCCTCAACCCAAGACACCAGTGGCCTCCAGGAAGAGAGGcatggatggggaggagccAGCCAGCAGCAAACGAGCTAAACAGTTGCTGCCACCACCTAGAAATGTGTCTCCCACCAAGCGCTCCCCTAGCAAG ACACCCCGAGGCAGACCACTGGCAGAGCTGAACCGTGCCCCTCCTACCTACGTCCCTGCCATGGAAGACGATGCCTCCTTGCAGTCCATCACCTATGATAAGTTCAAG GCTGACATTACGGAGGCACGGCGAGGTGCTGTGGTCCACTCGTCCATCCTAGAAGAGGCCATAACAAAGCCACAGTTCTCCCAACACCCACAGAACCAGGGCAGGCGATTCAGGGACGCCCTCCACTTAGCCTCACCCACTAAGGGCAGCAAACGCCGGCCCTTCCTGCACTCTCTGTCCCCCATGAAGAGTCCCGCCCTGCGCCGCACCACCTCACAACCTTGCCTTGGTCCTAACAGTCCTCGCTTCTATTCCAACAGGGACCGGCCACTCAGGTTTCTCATTTAG